GGCCAAGTCCGCCGGCAAGGTCCGGATGGAGGGCAAGGACTACATCATGCAGGACGGCGACGTCGTCGAGTTCCGCTTCAACGTCTGACCGGTCCGCGGACCGGACGCCGGTGCCGGCACGCCGGTCTCCGGCGTGCCGCACTGCCTGTTCTCACGATCGATAGGGGGGGGCGTCGTGGCGGCGGACGAGCCGACGATTGTGGCGACCAGCATGGTGTTCCAGCGGGGCGGGGCGGGGCCGTACGACTGGGCGGCCGGTCCGGTCTACCGCTACGCGGCGGAGCTGGCCAGGACCGGTGGGCGGCGGCCGAGGCTGTGTTTCCTCGGGCAGGCGGGCGGGGACGACATCGGTTCCCGCGCGGCCTTCTACGCGGCGCTGAGCGCGGCGGGGTTCGAGGTCTCGCATCTCGCGCTGTTCCCGATGCCGAACCACCGCGACGTGCGCGCGCACCTGCTGGCGCAGGACGTCATCTGGGTGGGTGGCGGCAGCGTGGCGAACATGATGGCGGTCTGGCGGGTGCACGACCTGCCGCCGGTGCTGCACGAGGCGTGGCAGAGCGGCGTGGTGATGGGTGGCGTCTCCGCGGGCAGCATCTGCTGGACGCTCGGCGGCACCACCGACAGCTTCGGGCCGGACCTGCGCGGGTTCACGGACGGGCTGGGCTGGCTGCCGTACGCGAACGGCGTCCACTACGACGCGGAGGAGCGGCGGCGGCCGCTGATGCACCGGCTGATGCGCGAGGGGGTGCTGGCACCGCACGGCTACGCCACCGACAACGGCGCGGGCCTGGTCTTCCGCGGCACCACGCTCGCCGAGGCGATCGTCGACCGCGACGCGGCCGGCGCCTACGAACTGCGCCGCACCGACGACGGCGACGTCACCGAGACGCCGCTGCCGGTCACCCGGATCTGACGCCCGCCCCGTCCCGGTCCGCTACGAGATGTAGAAGAGGATGACGTTGTGCACGTGGTGGGCCTTGTGGTCGCCGCGGAACTCGACCTCGTAGGTGTGGGTGCCGACGTTGATCGCGATGGTGCTGGAGCCGAAGAAGGAGCCGGCCCAGGAGGCGTTGCTGACCACGCTGACGCTGGTCACCTTCGCGTACGGGATGCTGGTGATCGCGAACTTCTTGCCGACGAACGACTTGTCCTGGATGATCACGCGGCGGTTGGTCAGGCCGATGAACCCGGTGCCGACACCGACCGCGTCGTAGACGGCGATGATGTCCTCGCCCTCCAGGAGGCCGCTCTCGATCTGCTTCAGCTGTTCCTTGCGGTCATAGGTCGCCTGTGCCATGACATGAAGGCTAGTCGGGTCGCGCTGTGGTCTGGATCACCGAAGTCGTGCCGCCCCGGCGGCGGCCGGCGCCGCGGCGATGCCGGTTCAGGCGGCGGTGACGGTACGGTAGGCGTCTTCGATACGCGCCGCGAGCGCGACCTGACCCTCCGTTATGGTGTCCGCGCCGGCGACGGAGACGCGGATGCGCGTCTCGCCCTCCAGGCGCCGGATCTCCGGACGCAGGTGCAGCGCGTCGGCCGCAACCTGGATACGCTCGGTGAGGTCCGCGTGTTGCGCCTCGTTGAGGGCCAGGGTTCGGCTGAGCTGCTGGCCGTCGCGGGTCCACCCGGACAGCACGGTCAGGGCGTCACTCAGATAATCGCGGTTCGCAGTGCGACCGCTGTTGCTCCAGAGAGCACGCATCGCCACGCCTCCCCCAGGCTGGTAGCCCTGATGCAGAGCGTCGTTGCCGGCTTGTGGCCAAATCGTCGCCGTGTCGTCATGATGTCGCCCCTAGTCTTCCCGCTGACGGGCTGGCATGTCCATGGCTACTGGACCACCTCTTTCTCGTACTAAGAGGTGATGCCGTCCACCCGAAATACCGATTGATCTGGCACTCTGGTTGCCCGTGTACACGGAACGGGCCAGGTCCAAGGTCGTCGTCGGCGCTGCCATCCTCTCCGGCGGACGCGTTCTGGCCTGTGCGAGATCGGCGCCGCCCGAGGTCGCCGGCCGCTTCGAGTTCCCCGGTGGCAAGGTGGAGCCGGGCGAGTCCGAGACCGACGCGGTGGCGCGCGAATGCGCGGAGGAACTGGGCATCACGGTACGGCCGGGGGCGCGGCTCGGCGTCGACGTCCCGCTCGGCAACGGCTGGGCGGTGCTGCGCGTCTACCTCGCGGAGCTGGTCGGTGACGCGCAGCCACGCGCGCTGGAGCACCGCGAGCTGCGCTGGCTCGCCGTGGACGAGCTCGACTCGGTGCCCTGGCTGCCCGCGGACGTGCCGATCGTCGAGGCGCTCCGGGCCCACCTGACCGCCGCCGGGTAGCGACGGCATCAGTGGTGCGGCTCGTCCTCGACCGCCTCGGAGATCGCCTGCGACGGGGTGCGGTCGCTCCCACCGCGTACCGGATGGTGGTAGTTGATCTCCTCGGGCGGTAGCGGGAACCGGACGTCGTCGCCGAACGGGGAGCCGGCGCCCTGGTTCTCGAAGGTCAGCTCGGTGATCGCCAGGTGCCCGGCCGCGTCCGTCGCCGGCGCCTGCGGTCCGCGGTGCGCCGGGTGCGGCTCACGGGCCGGCATCGTGCCCAGCGCCGGATCGGGCGCCGCCTCCTCCAGCTGATCCCGCCGGAAGATCTTGCGGCCCAGCCAGACGAGCGGGTCGAAGCGCCGGTCGACCACGCGCTCCTTCATCGGGATGATCGCGTTGTCGGTGATCTTGATGTGCTCCGGGCAGACCTCGGTGCAGCACTTCGTGATGTTGCAGAAGCCGAGCCCCATCGACGCCTGCGCGAACTCCTTGCGATCGGAGCGCACGTCCAGCGGGTGCATGTCCAGCTCGGCCGCGCGGATGAAGAAGCGCGGCCCGGAGAACGGCGGCTTGTTCTCGTCGTGGTCGCGGATCACGTGGCAGGTGTTCTGGCAGAGGTAGCACTCGATGCACTTGCGGAACTCCTGCGAGCGCTCCACGTCCACCTGCTGCATGCGGTACTCACCCGGTGCCAGCTCGGCCGGCGGCGCGAACGCGGGCGTCTCACGCGCCTTCAGGTAGTTGTACGAGACGTCGGTGACCAGGTCGCGGATGACCGGGAACGTGCGCAGCGGCGTGATCGTGACGGTCTCGTCCGGGGTGAACGTGGACATCCGGGTCATGCAGCTCAGCCGCGGCATGCCGTTGATCTCCATCGAGCAGGAGCCGCACTTGCCGGCCTTGCAGTTCCACCGGCAGGCCAGATCGGGCGTCTGGGTGGCCTGCAGCCGGTGGATGATGTCCAGCACGACCTCGCCCTCGTTCACCTCGACCTGGAAGTCCCGCAGGTCGCCGCCGTCCGCGTCGCCCCGCCAGACCCTGAAGTTGCGCGTGGTGCCCATCTGCTCATGCCTCCGGGAGCGCGTCGAACTCGGCCAGTTCCTCGTCCGTCAGGTATTTCGACATTTCCCCCCGGTCGAACAGGCGCAGCAGCTCCGGCCGCATCCGGGGCAGCGGTTTCCGGGTCAGCGTCACGTCGTCGCCGTCCAGCGCGCAGACCAGGTTGACCTGGCGCCAGGCCGGATCCATCGCCGGGAAGTCCTCGCGGGTGTGCCCGCCGCGCGACTCGGCCCGTTCCAGCGCGGCGCGGGCCGTGCACTCCGAGACGACCAGCATGTTCCGCAGGTCCAGGGCCAGGTGCCAGCCCGGGTTGTAGCGGCGGCCGCCGGTGGCGCCGACGGTCGCGACCCGGGCGCGCAGCTCGTGCAGCCGCTTCAGCGCCTCGGACAGCTCCGCCTCGCGCCGGATGATGCCGACCAGGTCGCCCATGATCGCCTGAAGTTCCTGCTGCAGGTGGTACGGATTGTCGCCGCCGGTGCGCTCCAGCGGGCCGAGCGCGGTCGCCACCGCGGCCTCGAGCGCCTCGGCGGACACCCGCGGCCGCTCGCCGCCGGAGGCGTGGAAGGCCGCGTGCTCGCCCGCCCGCTTGCCGAAGACCAGCAGGTCGGAGAGGGAGTTGCCGCCGAGCCGGTTGGAGCCGTGCATGCCACCGGAGACCTCACCGGCCGCGAACAGCCCGCGCACGCCGCCGAGCGCGGCCGCGGTGTCCGGGTCGACCTCCACGCCACCCATCACGTAGTGGCAGGTCGGGCCGACCTCCATCGGCTGGGCCGTGATGTCGACGTCGGCCAGCTCCTTGAACTGGTGGTACATCGACGGCAGGCGCTTGCGGATGGTCTCGGCCGGCATGCGCGTGCTGACGTCCAGGTAGACGCCGCCGGCCGGGGTGCCGCGGCCCTCCTTGACCTCCGTGTTGATCGCGCGGGCCACCTCGTCGCGGGGCAGCAGCTCGGGCGGCCGGCGGTTGTTGTCCGGGTCGTCGTACCAGCGGTCGGCCTCCTCCTCTGTCTCCGCGTACTGCTTGCGGAAGACGTCGGGGACGTACTCGAACATGAAGCGCTTGCCGTCGGAGTTCTTCAGCACGCCGCCGTCGCCGCGCACCGACTCGGTGACCAGGATGCCCTTCACCGACGGCGGCCAGACCATGCCGGTCGGGTGGAACTGCAGGAACTCCATGTTGATCAGGTTCGCGCCGGCCCGGAGCGCGAGCGCGTGACCGTCGCCGGTGTACTCCCAGGAGTTCGACGTGACCTTGTAGGACTTGCCGACGCCGCCGGTCGCCAGCACCACGGCCGGCGCCTCGAACAGCACGAACTCGCCGGACTCGCGGTAGTAGCCGAACGCGCCGGCGATCCGGTCACCGTCCAGCATCAGCTCGGTGATCGTGGTCTCGGCGAAGACCCGCAGCCGCGCGTCGTAGTCGCCGAACTCCCGGAAGTCCTCCTGCTGCAACGAGACGATCTTCTGCTGCAGCGTGCGGATCATCTCGAGCCCGGTCCGGTCGCCGACGTGGGCCAGCCGGGGGTACTCGTGGCCGCCGAAGTTGCGCTGGGAGATCCGGCCGTCCCTGGTCCGGTCGAACAGCGCGCCGTACGTCTCCAACTCCCAGATCCGGTCCGGCGCCTCCTTCGCGTGCAGCTCGGCCATCCGGAAGTTGTTCAGGAACTTGCCGCCGCGCATGGTGTCCCGGAAGTGGACCATCCAGTTGTCGCGCGAGTTCACGTTCCCCAGCGCGGCCGCGGCGCCGCCCTCGGCCATCACGGTGTGTGCCTTGCCGAAGAGCGACTTGGAGATGATCGCGGTCTTCCGCCCGGCGAGGCGTGCCTCGATCGCGGCGCGCAGCCCGGCGCCGCCCGCGCCGATGACCACCACGTCGTACCGGTGCCGTTCTGTTCGCGTCATGATCGGCCCTCAGTTGATGATGCGCAGGTCGGAGAACCAGCCGGCGGCCAGCGCCATGATGTAGAAGTCGGTCAGCGCGAGCGTGCCGAGCGTGATCCAGGCGAGCTGCATGTGCCGGACGTTCAGCGCGGACACGAACGTCCAGAAGCGGTATCGGATCGGATGCTTCGAGAAGTGCTTGAGCCGCCCGCCCGCGATGTGCCGGCAGGAGTGGCAGGACAACGTGTACGCCCACAGCATGATCACGTTGACCCAGAGGATCACGTTGCCCAGACCGAGGCCGGTGGCCTGGGCCAGCGCGGCGTCGTACGTGTTGATCACGGAGATGATCGCGGCGGCGTAGAACGCGTACCGGTGCACGTTCTGGAAGATCAGCGGGAAGCGCGTCTCACCGGTGTACCGCCGGTGCCCGTCCGGGACCGCGCAGGCCGGCGGCGAGAGCCAGAACGCCCGGTAGTACGCCTTCCGGTAGTAGTAGCAGGTCAACCGGAAGAGCAGCAGGAACGGCAGGGTCATCGCGGCGTCCGGGATGACCCACCAGCCGGGCAGGAAGCGACCGAAGTGGGCCGCCTCCTCGACGCACCGCTCGGTCACGCACGGCGAGTAGAACGGCGTGAGGTACTGGTACGCCTCGACCCAGTAGTTGTCGTGCAGGAACACCCGAACCGTGGCGTAGGTGACCCAGGCGCCCAGGCCCACGAACGTGATCAGCGGTGGCAGCCACCACCGATCGGTGCGGAGCGTCCTGGCCGTGATCGCGGCCCGGCCCGGCCTCGTCGCCGTCGACGTCATTCAGGCTCCCCTGATGCGGTGAACGCGCGCTCGTCTGTGACACACGTTACGCCGTGTGTGACGCAGACCATCCGCAAGGGAGTCTGAGTGTTACGGGGCGGCTACGAAACCCCTGCCGGCCGGTTGCGGGACAATGTGTCCAAGGTCACTGATCAAGATGGACGGTTGATCTTGCATCGAGCTACAGCGATGGGTCGGTCAGCCGGCGCAGCGGACCGTCGCACCCGGCCGGGCCGTCCTCGATCAGCTGGTCCGCCACCGGGTCCGCGTCCTCGTCGCGCGGGGCCAGGTAGAACGCGGGATCGCCGCCGTCGGCCGCCCGGTCCAGCGCGTCCGCGTAACTCGCCCGCGCGTCGATCACCTGCCGCCAGCCGTCCGACCAGGACTGCTCCAGGTATTCCTCGTCGTGGCCGGGCCGGGCCTCGCGCAGCCGGTCCAGCTCGAGCAGGAACGGCCGGGCCGCCACGTTCTCGTCGCGGATCGCCTTCGCGCGGGCGGCCGGGCCGTTCGTGGCCCCCGGCGGCGTCAGGCGATTGAGCCGCTGCTCCAGGTCGAGGCAGGCGGCGTCCACGTCACCGCGCGCCTCCGCCGCCACGGCCCGGTCGTGCCGGGTCTCGCTGAGCGCGCCGCGCACGGCCGCGACGGCCGCGAGCAGGCCGCCGCAGATCAGCAGCAGGATCAGCGCCAGCGCGCCGGCCACGACCAGCGTCCAGCCACGCCGGTCGAGCCCGCGCCGCTTCGGCGCCGCCCCGGCACCCGCCGCCCCACCCGCCGACGGCGACCCGCCGGACGAAGACGGCGACGACCCGCCGGACGAAGACGACGGCGACCGACCGGACGAAGACCCGCCGGACGAAGACGGCGACCCGCCGGGTGACGACGGCGTGCCGGACGGGAAAGCCGCGCCCGACGGCGATTCGGCGGCCGACGGCTCCGGCGAGGCCGGCGAACCGGGCGCGGGCGTCGCTGAGGTCTCTGACCGAGATGAATCCGTCACGCGTCCCAGTACAGCACCGGTACGCCAGGAGCCCCAGCCCTCCGCGCGTCGCGCATGCGACGAGCGCCGGGTTCGTTCGCCGGGACCACCGCGGAACCGGCAGGGAGGAGCGCCGGCGACGACCGGTGCCCGCGGGAGCACTCGGAACGTCCCCACGCCGGAAGCGGGCAGCGGGATGTCATGGTCCTGATCCGCCGCCGGCGGGAACGGGCCGTCAGATGTGCCGGCGGACGAAGTCGAGCTCCAGCGGCAGCAGGCCCTCCACCACGCCGTCCGCCGCCAGCCGGGCCACCCCGGACAGCGGCAGCACCGCGTGCGGGCGGCCGGCCGCCACCATCGCCGCGGAGAGCCGCAGCGTGTGCGCCGCGATGATCGAGTCGTCCGCCATGCCGTGCACCAGCAGCAGCGGCCGCGCCTCCGACGGCCGCGCCGGCGGTTCGGCCGCGATCTCCACCAGGTTGTGCCGCGCGTACACCTCGTCGTCCGGCATCCCCAGGTACCGCTCGGTGAACGCGGTGTTGTGCAGCGACCAGTCGGTCAGCGGCGTGCGGGCGACGCCGCAGGTGAAGACGTCCGGGCGGCGCAGCACCGCGAGCGCGGCCAGCCAGCCGCCGAGCGCCCAGCCGCGGACCGCGACCCGGTGCAGGTCCAGGTCCGGGTGCTTCTCGCCGAGCGCCTGCAGCGCGTCGACCTGGTCGGCCAGCGCGATGTCGGCCAGCCGCCGGTGCACCACCTTCTCGAAGCTGGGCGCGATGCCGGGCGTGCCCCGGTTGTCCACCGTGACGACCGCGAAGCCGGCGTCCGCCCACCACTGCCGCTCCAGCCACCAGGCGCGGGCGGCCAGCACCTCCTGCCGGCCGGGCCCGCCGTAGACGTCCAGCAGCACCGGCAGCCGGCCGCCCGCGTGCTGCCGCGGGTAGAGCACCGCGGCCGGCAGCCGGCGGTCGGTGACCCGGGACAGCGCGGGGCGGGGCGCGAACGGCGGCGGCGACGCGAGCGAGGTCAGCCCGCCGACGCGGGTCTCGCCACGCCAGACCGTCCACTGCGTGCCGGCGTGGTCCAGCGACAGCCGGCCGATCACGACCAGCCCGCCGGCCGCGGCGGCGACGTGCCAGCCGGGCTCGGGGGTGAGCCGCTTCGCCTCCATGCCGCCGGCGCCGAGCGCGCCCCGGATCCGGTAGACGTGCTGCTCCGAGGGTTCGCCGTCGGTGCCCTCGACCAGCAGGTCCGGTGCGCCGCCGGCGACCGGGCCGACCACCCGGCGCACGTAGAGCGAGGGCGGCGTGAGCAGGCTGCCGTCCGCGAAGAGACAGCGGGCGTCGTACCCGTCGTGGGCCAGTTCGCCGCCGACCAGCACCCGGCCGTCCGGCAGGTGGCAGGGCGTGCCCTCGATCGGCTCGACCCAGCGCGGGTCGGTCAGCTCCGCGTGGACCTGCGTCTCGCCGGTGCGCGGGTCGACGGAGAGCACCAGGCCGTGCTGCTGCAGCCGGCGCAGCACCGCGATCAGTGGGCCGCCGTCCGCCCAGCGCACCGAGACCAGGTACGGGTACGTCTCCCGGTCCCAGTGCACGTCCACCCAGCCGCCGTCGAGGTCCAGCAGGTGCAGGCTGACCTGCGGGTTCGGCCCGCCGGCGCGCGGGTAGGCCAGGCTCGGCGCCGGCTCGCCCGGGTCCACCGGGTCGTGCAGGTAGAGCCGGGGCAGCCGGGACGTGTCCACCCGCGCGGCCAGCACGGTTCGCCCGTCCGGCGACCACCAGTAGCCGCGACCCCGGTCGAACGCCTCACCGGCCAGGTAGTCGATCGAACCCCAGGCGACCGTGCCGTTGCTGTCCCGCTCGCCGGCGAGCATCACGTCGGTGCCGTCCGGCTCCACGATGTGCAGCGCGGTCGTGGCGGTCGGCTCGCCGCGCGGGGTCAGCCCGGGGTGCGCGGTCAGGTACGCGATCCGCTCGCCGGCCGGGTCCGGGCGCGGGTCCACCGCCGGACCGGACGTGGCCACCTCGACCACGTCGCCGTTGATCAGGTCGGCGCGGAACAGCCGCCCGGCGATGGTGAACGCCGCGATGTGCCCGTTGCGGTCCAGCGCGTACGACGTGATGCCCTCGTGCCGGTCGCCGGTCAGCTCGACCGGCTCCGCGACCAGCCGTTCCGTGCCGGTCGACGCGTCCAGCATCCACAGGCAGCCGGCCGGGTCCTCGGGACCGCTCGAACGGATGAAGACCACCCGGCCGCCGTCGCCCGCGACGCTGACCGAGAGCGGGCTTCCGTTGGTGAACCGGCGGGTGCGAGCGGCTAGTCCTGGGTAGTCCACTGTCAGATCATCCTCCAGAAACCGCGCTTTTGGGCTGTTTCTCCGGTGGCCGGGGCCCCGCGTAAAGTGTCACGGGTGACGACGCACAGCGCGGCCCGCCGCCTCCTGCTGGTGCATGCCCATCCCGACGACGAGTCCATCGGGACCGGCGCCACGATGGCCCACTACGCGGCCGCCGGCGCCCAGGTGACGCTGGTGACCTGCACGCTCGGCGAGGAGGGCGAGATCCACCTGCCCGAGCTGATCGGGCTGGCGGCGGACGCGGCCGACCAGCTCGGCGGCTACCGCGTGGCGGAGCTGAACGCGGCCTGCGCCGCGCTGGGCGTGACCGACCGGCGGTTCCTCGGCGGCGCCGGGCGCTACCGCGACTCCGGGATGATGGGCCTGGCCACCAACTCCGCGCCGCGCGCGTTCTGGCAGGCAGACCTGGACACCGCGGCCGGCTACCTGGTCGAGATCATGCGCGAGACCCGGCCGCAGGTGGTGGTCACCTACGACGACAACGGCTTCTACGGCCACCCGGACCACATCCAGGCGCACCGGGTCACCATGCGCGCCTGCGAGCTGGCCCGCGCGGAGGGCTTCGGGCCCGACAAGATCTACTTCCAGGCCACGCCGCGTAGCGTGCTCGCGGCCGGCATCGAGCAGTTCGGCGCGACCACCGGCAACCCGTTCTCCGGCGTCGACGTGCCGGACGAGCTGCCGTTCGGCTCCTCCGACGAGGAGATCGCGGCCCGGATCGACGCGACCGACTCCGCGGACGCCAAGGTCGCGGCGATGAAGGCGCACGCCAGCCAGATCCCGCTGGACTCCTGGCTCTACTCGATCGCGGGCAACTTCGGCGGCGAGTTCATGGGCGTCGAGTTCTACACGCTGGCGTACGGCGAGCGCGGCCCCGGCGACGGGCCGCACGGCTGGGAGAGCGACCTGTTCGCCGGGATCGACGCCGAGCTGCCCGTCGGAGCGCTGTCGAGGTGAGTGCACCGCCCCCCTCGCCGTACCCGCACCGGGTCCCGGCGCTGGAGATCGACCCGGAGTGGCTGGAGCCGCTGCCGGAGGCGAAGGGCATCACCGTCACCGACCTCACGCTGCGGATAACCGGCGGGGTGCTGGTGGTGCTGGCCGCGGTGGTGACCGCGATACTGGAGGTCTTCTTCACGCCGCTGCGCGTCGGCGGCGTCCTGATCGGCGCGTCCGCGCTCGGCGCGGTGGTGGCGAACGTGGCGCTGGCCCGGTTCGCGCTGCGGACCATCGGCGCGAAGTGGGCGATGGCGCTGCCGGCCGTCGCCTGGTTCGCCGTGCTGATGGTCGCGGCCGGCAGCACCAGCGAAGGGGACATTCTGCTGGCCGGGAACAACTGGGTCGGACTCGCCACGATCTTCACCGGCTCGATGGCGTTCGCGGTCGTCGCATACCGCGCGATTCTTCCGCCGCACCGCTCCTGAGCAGGGGAAACGTTATCCGTTCGTCATAACTCGCGGGCAGGATGGCTCCGGCTGATCCACTGCTTCCGAGGTGCCGACCGTGACCGTTCCCCCTCCCTCCGAGGACGACGCCCCGACCGTGCGGTTCGCCCGCATCGCCGGGTTCGCCCCCACCGCGATGCCGGACGTCCCCCACCCGGCCGAGGAAACCGCGGCCCGCCGCCGCTGGCCGGTCGCGATGGCCGGTGTGCTGGTCGTCGCGGTGCTCGCCGGCGGCGCCGGCGTGGCCTGGGCCGGCCGGGGCGA
This genomic window from Catenuloplanes niger contains:
- a CDS encoding Type 1 glutamine amidotransferase-like domain-containing protein; this translates as MFSRSIGGGVVAADEPTIVATSMVFQRGGAGPYDWAAGPVYRYAAELARTGGRRPRLCFLGQAGGDDIGSRAAFYAALSAAGFEVSHLALFPMPNHRDVRAHLLAQDVIWVGGGSVANMMAVWRVHDLPPVLHEAWQSGVVMGGVSAGSICWTLGGTTDSFGPDLRGFTDGLGWLPYANGVHYDAEERRRPLMHRLMREGVLAPHGYATDNGAGLVFRGTTLAEAIVDRDAAGAYELRRTDDGDVTETPLPVTRI
- a CDS encoding PH domain-containing protein, with the protein product MAQATYDRKEQLKQIESGLLEGEDIIAVYDAVGVGTGFIGLTNRRVIIQDKSFVGKKFAITSIPYAKVTSVSVVSNASWAGSFFGSSTIAINVGTHTYEVEFRGDHKAHHVHNVILFYIS
- a CDS encoding 4a-hydroxytetrahydrobiopterin dehydratase — translated: MRALWSNSGRTANRDYLSDALTVLSGWTRDGQQLSRTLALNEAQHADLTERIQVAADALHLRPEIRRLEGETRIRVSVAGADTITEGQVALAARIEDAYRTVTAA
- a CDS encoding (deoxy)nucleoside triphosphate pyrophosphohydrolase gives rise to the protein MYTERARSKVVVGAAILSGGRVLACARSAPPEVAGRFEFPGGKVEPGESETDAVARECAEELGITVRPGARLGVDVPLGNGWAVLRVYLAELVGDAQPRALEHRELRWLAVDELDSVPWLPADVPIVEALRAHLTAAG
- a CDS encoding succinate dehydrogenase/fumarate reductase iron-sulfur subunit, with product MGTTRNFRVWRGDADGGDLRDFQVEVNEGEVVLDIIHRLQATQTPDLACRWNCKAGKCGSCSMEINGMPRLSCMTRMSTFTPDETVTITPLRTFPVIRDLVTDVSYNYLKARETPAFAPPAELAPGEYRMQQVDVERSQEFRKCIECYLCQNTCHVIRDHDENKPPFSGPRFFIRAAELDMHPLDVRSDRKEFAQASMGLGFCNITKCCTEVCPEHIKITDNAIIPMKERVVDRRFDPLVWLGRKIFRRDQLEEAAPDPALGTMPAREPHPAHRGPQAPATDAAGHLAITELTFENQGAGSPFGDDVRFPLPPEEINYHHPVRGGSDRTPSQAISEAVEDEPHH
- a CDS encoding fumarate reductase/succinate dehydrogenase flavoprotein subunit, whose translation is MTRTERHRYDVVVIGAGGAGLRAAIEARLAGRKTAIISKSLFGKAHTVMAEGGAAAALGNVNSRDNWMVHFRDTMRGGKFLNNFRMAELHAKEAPDRIWELETYGALFDRTRDGRISQRNFGGHEYPRLAHVGDRTGLEMIRTLQQKIVSLQQEDFREFGDYDARLRVFAETTITELMLDGDRIAGAFGYYRESGEFVLFEAPAVVLATGGVGKSYKVTSNSWEYTGDGHALALRAGANLINMEFLQFHPTGMVWPPSVKGILVTESVRGDGGVLKNSDGKRFMFEYVPDVFRKQYAETEEEADRWYDDPDNNRRPPELLPRDEVARAINTEVKEGRGTPAGGVYLDVSTRMPAETIRKRLPSMYHQFKELADVDITAQPMEVGPTCHYVMGGVEVDPDTAAALGGVRGLFAAGEVSGGMHGSNRLGGNSLSDLLVFGKRAGEHAAFHASGGERPRVSAEALEAAVATALGPLERTGGDNPYHLQQELQAIMGDLVGIIRREAELSEALKRLHELRARVATVGATGGRRYNPGWHLALDLRNMLVVSECTARAALERAESRGGHTREDFPAMDPAWRQVNLVCALDGDDVTLTRKPLPRMRPELLRLFDRGEMSKYLTDEELAEFDALPEA
- a CDS encoding S9 family peptidase; amino-acid sequence: MDYPGLAARTRRFTNGSPLSVSVAGDGGRVVFIRSSGPEDPAGCLWMLDASTGTERLVAEPVELTGDRHEGITSYALDRNGHIAAFTIAGRLFRADLINGDVVEVATSGPAVDPRPDPAGERIAYLTAHPGLTPRGEPTATTALHIVEPDGTDVMLAGERDSNGTVAWGSIDYLAGEAFDRGRGYWWSPDGRTVLAARVDTSRLPRLYLHDPVDPGEPAPSLAYPRAGGPNPQVSLHLLDLDGGWVDVHWDRETYPYLVSVRWADGGPLIAVLRRLQQHGLVLSVDPRTGETQVHAELTDPRWVEPIEGTPCHLPDGRVLVGGELAHDGYDARCLFADGSLLTPPSLYVRRVVGPVAGGAPDLLVEGTDGEPSEQHVYRIRGALGAGGMEAKRLTPEPGWHVAAAAGGLVVIGRLSLDHAGTQWTVWRGETRVGGLTSLASPPPFAPRPALSRVTDRRLPAAVLYPRQHAGGRLPVLLDVYGGPGRQEVLAARAWWLERQWWADAGFAVVTVDNRGTPGIAPSFEKVVHRRLADIALADQVDALQALGEKHPDLDLHRVAVRGWALGGWLAALAVLRRPDVFTCGVARTPLTDWSLHNTAFTERYLGMPDDEVYARHNLVEIAAEPPARPSEARPLLLVHGMADDSIIAAHTLRLSAAMVAAGRPHAVLPLSGVARLAADGVVEGLLPLELDFVRRHI
- the mshB gene encoding N-acetyl-1-D-myo-inositol-2-amino-2-deoxy-alpha-D-glucopyranoside deacetylase; amino-acid sequence: MSRVTTHSAARRLLLVHAHPDDESIGTGATMAHYAAAGAQVTLVTCTLGEEGEIHLPELIGLAADAADQLGGYRVAELNAACAALGVTDRRFLGGAGRYRDSGMMGLATNSAPRAFWQADLDTAAGYLVEIMRETRPQVVVTYDDNGFYGHPDHIQAHRVTMRACELARAEGFGPDKIYFQATPRSVLAAGIEQFGATTGNPFSGVDVPDELPFGSSDEEIAARIDATDSADAKVAAMKAHASQIPLDSWLYSIAGNFGGEFMGVEFYTLAYGERGPGDGPHGWESDLFAGIDAELPVGALSR